One Nostoc sp. CENA543 genomic window, AATTAGATTCTCATCCCTATTTGGCTAAATGGCTGGATATTGAAGTTTTATCCCTACGGTTAATCGATGAGCGTTTCTATCATTTAGATACTTGTTTTTGTCCTTTAGCTAACGGTTATTTACTCTATTATCCTGGCGCGTTTGATTCCTACTCCAACCGCCTGATTGAAATGCGTGTGGCTGCTGACAAGCGTATCGCCATAGCCGAAGCTGATGCTGTGAACTTTGCTTGTAATGCGGTGAATGTAGACAGCATCGTGATTATGAACAAAGCCAGTGAAGGCTTAAAATCTCGACTAGCGGATGTGGGTTTCCAGGTTTTAGAAACACCCCTTACCGAATTTCTCAAAGCGGGTGGTGCGGCGAAATGTCTAACTTTACGTGTCACTGAACCAGTACGGGCGGAAGTTCACGCCAATGTTTCCGTCGAAAGTCGGATTATTCGCTTAGAAGGGCATTTGCTCGACTCTGGCTTGATTAACCGCGCCTTGGATATGATCGTCGATACTGGTGGTAGTTTCCAAGTCCTCAATTTCAATTTGGGAGAACAACGTCAAAGTACCTCCGCCGCAGAGGTGAAAGTTTCTGCACCTTCTCATGGGGTGATGGAAGAAATTATCTCCCTACTAATTGATTTAGGTGCGGTAGATTTACCACAAGATGAGCGAGATGTCAAGCTTGAACCCGTAATTCAAGATGGTGTCGCCCCTGATGATTTCTATGTCAGTACAATTTATCCCACGGAAGTCAGAATCAATGGGCAGTGGGTGAAGGTAGAAAATCAACGCATGGACGGTGCGATCGCCATCACTCAAACCCCCACAGGCTTACTAGCACGGTGTAAAATCTTACGTGACCTGAAAGTGGGTGAACAGGTGGTAGTGGATGTGCAAGGTATCCGCACCATCCGCAAGACTGAATCACGGGAACAACGCAACTCTCAAGAATTTAGCTTTATGTCCTCTGGTGTTTCCAGTGAACGCCGTGTGGAATTAGTGGTGGAACAAGTCGCTTGGGAATTGCGTAAAATTCGGGATGCTGGCGGTAAAGTAGTAGTCACGGCTGGGCCTGTGGTGATTCATACTGGTGGCGGCGAGCATCTCTCACGACTGATTCGGGAAGGTTATGTACAGGCTCTGCTGGGCGGAAATGCGATCGCAGTCCACGACATCGAACAAAATATGATGGGTACATCCTTGGGTGTAGACATGAAGCGGGGTGTAGCTGTGCGTGGTGGACATCGCCATCACCTCAAGGTAATTAATACCATTCGTCGTCACGGTAGCATTGCCAAAGCCGTAGAAGCTGGGGTAATTCGTAGCGGTGTGATGTATGAATGTGTCCGCAATCAAGTACCCTTTGTTTTAGCTGGTTCCATTCGGGATGATGGCCCCTTACCCGATACCCAAATGAATTTGATTGCAGCACAAGAAGAATACGCCAAAAACCTCGAAGGCGCGGAGATGATTTTAATGTTGTCATCCATGCTGCACTCCATTGGCGTAGGGAATATGACCCCATCTGGTGTGAAAATGGTCTGTGTGGATATTAACCCAGCCGTCGTGACTAAATTGAGCGATCGCGGTTCAATAGAATCAGTCGGCGTAGTCACAGATGTGGGATTATTCCTCAGTCTGTTAATCCAGCAATTAGATAAGTTGACAAGCCCCTACGTTTCTAAGGTAGGTTAATGAGGAAGTAGAGGGCAGGGGAGCAGGGAGCAGGAGAGAAACTCATTACCCTGCACCCTACCTCTAATTAACTTACACAAGACGCATAAAAAGGAAATGGTAAGAGTCGCTTTAACAAGAGAGTTGCAAATTAACTGGGTGAGTTTCATCGCTGACTTTATGTTAGTGGGAATGGTTTTCGGCCCTCCTATTGCTCCTTTTTTGGCTGCGTCTGGAGTTTGGTTACTTGGCGGTATTGCGGACATCATTTATTTCATGGGTAATCATGTCTGTCCGCAACCAGATATGGGCTTAGATTTAGCACCCCCATTTATCATGGCTGTGTGTATGCGCTGTTATGGTACTGTCACAGGATTACTCATCACCCGTTTGCTATATGCTGTAACTGGTGGTAGCGGATTTTATTGGCTCAGTCAATACGGTTGGAATGGTGCGGCGTTAGCTAGTGTATTAATGATGGCGTATCCTCTGGAATTAGCAGCGCAAATTTTTGGCTTGTGGGATTTTAATAATTATTTAGTTACGCCCTTTGGGTTAATTACAGGTTTAGCTTGGGGTTTGTTCATGATGCCATTTTTACATAGTTGGCAGCGTGATTACACCAACAAATTATCCTCATGAAAACCGACTCTATTTTTTATCAACTATTTCAGAACTTTCCCCATATATTCTTTGAATTGATTGGGGCATCATCTATTACAGGTGATGCTTATAAATTCATATCCGTCGAAATTAAGCAAACCGCTTTTCGGATTGATGGTCTATTTTTACCATCTCTTGATTTAGCCGATCAACCTATATATTTTGTGGAAGTTCAGTTTCAAACTGATCCTAGATTTTATTCGCGTTTTTTTAGCGAAATATTCTTGTATTTACGCCAGTATGATGTGCCTAATGATTGGCGGGGCGTTGTGCTGTATCCTCAACGGAGTCTGGATTCAGGAGTACCAATTCAGTATCGTGGTTTGTTACTCACAGAACAAGTACAGCGTATATATTTAGACGAGTTAGATAGGAAAGCAGACAATTCAGTAGGTATTAGTATAGTTCAACTAATTGTAGAGTCAGAAACAACAGCGATCGCATCAGCCCAACAGTTAATTAACAAAGCTGGACAACAAATTGATGATGCAACTTTGAGAACAAAGATTTTAGAATTGATAGAAACGATACTAATATACAAGTTTCCACAAATGACTCGCCAGGAGTTAGAAGCTATGTTTGGATTTAGTGAGTTAAAGCAGACAAGATATTATCAAGATGTTAGGGAAGAGGCAAAGCAGGAAGCGTTATTAGCAGCAATACCTCGATTGTTGGCGTTGGGATTAACGGTGGAGCAGGTTGCTGAAGCTTTAGATTTAACTGTTGAACAAGTACAGCAAGCAACCAGTAAACAACCTCTGGAGACTGAAGAATAATACAAAAGAGTTTGGAACTTGAAAAACTCAACTACTTACTTCTAAACCACTCAGTAATCGCCTCTGCTAAAACTTTGACTAACTTCTTTTGTTCCTGGGGATTTGTCGCCACCTCAAAGTCGTCAGGGTTACTCATAAAACCTAACTCCAATAATACCGATGGTGCAGTATGGGGACGTGTAAGTGCTAAATTTTGCCAATACAAACCATAAGAAGGCCTACCCAAATCATTAACTAAGCGGTTATGTAGTAAAGTAGCCAAGCTATGGGCTTGGGGATGATACCAATAGGTACTGACACCCCTGGTGTTTTCCGCATCACCATCATCGGGGAGAGAGCGATAGTGAAAAGTAAGAGCGATCGCAGGTAATTCTTGCTCTATAATTTTCTGACGTTCCACCAGGGATAAGTCTCGATCATCTTCCCTCGTCATCACCACAATTGCACCCAGCCGCACTAACTCATCTCGCAATAGCTTGGTTACTTGCAAATTCAAGTCTTTTGCTAACAAACCAGTAGCCCCGACTGCACCCAATTCTTTACCACCATGTCCAGCATTGAGTAAAATTTTGATTCCAGATAAAGGCTTTTCAAGAGAAGAATTAGCTAGATTTGGAGTTTTATCTTGCGCCCAAGTCACAGTGGGAGTGATCAGAGAATTTAAAGCTACTAATCCTATCAATAGTGGGATGAATTTCACTTCATTTCCTCTGCTCATTCTTGATTATGGTAAGCCGAAGAATTTAGTAATCAAAGGCAACAATTTACTACAGGCTTCCACTAAAGTTGCTGTTGCAGGTAAGTCAGCAATTGTACCTTTCAAAAATTTCAGAGCCGTTTTTGCTGTTTTTTGCATTCCTCCATCTTCTGGTTTTTGTCCTGCTTCTGCAATTGCTTTTACCTGTTCTAAAGCTTCTGCTTTGTCTTCTTCCCCTAAATTATTATCAGCTTCAATAGCAGTTTGTAGTTCAGTTAGTAGTTCTTTGATTCCTGGTTTATCTGGTTCAGAAGATGCGGGTAACTGATTAATAGTATTGCTCACACTGCCACTAATTGCACCAATGGCAACGCCTGTCATTGCAGAATTTTCACCCACGGCAGAAATCCCACTGATATTACCTTGAGAACCACTAATATTGACATTTCCTTTGCTTTGTGACATAAAAATTTCTCCTTGATTTTGATATGTTTCTACATAAAATTTGGGTTGATGTATGGCATTTTCTAGCAGTTTTTCTAAACTTTGAATCCGTTCTTCTTTTTCTTTAATACCTAAAAGTAATGCTTGTAAATCACTATACGTTAAAGACTGAATTTCAGTATATTTTTGAAAATATTCTTGATAAAGTTCTGAACGATTGGCATCATTAGCAACTATAGCTTGCAGGCGAATCTTGTCTTTACCTCTGCCTTCTAAAGCCACAATTTCTAATCCAGCTTCTGGATGATTTTCTGCTAATTGAGTAACAGCGATCGCAGCAGCCGTGGGATCAATGCCTTCATAATGGAATAAATCCAGAGTTTTGAATTTATTAGCTACTTGTCGCGGATCAATATTTTGTGTTTGGTATAGGTTGAGTGTTTTGATAATTGGGGCAATAAATTCGGCAAAGTCCCCTGTTTGAAAAATTTCCCGACGATTATCGGGTTTGCGACAAGGATCGGGATCATCCTTGGTTGGTAACTGCATATATATGTAATCACATTTGATTTCTGCTAGTTGAGTATCAGTAGAAATCCCCCAATTTTGAATATAAGCTCCTGTGAGACAAGCTTGATTAAGAATAGTTTGATATAGCTGTGCTTGAGCAAGTTTTGCCCCTGCTAAATTAGCATTTTGTAAGTTAGCTTCGCTCAAATCCGTCCCGATAAAACTAGCATCTTGTAAGTTAGCATTTTCCAGATTTAATTCTCTCAAATTTAAGCGATCAAAATTTTGTTCTCTCCCTTCTTTGGTAACAACTAATTGCCGTAATTTGGGGTTTTCTAAATATGTACTTTCTAAACGCGCTTGAGCTAGATTTTTTGTTTGCAACCAACAAGTACGGGTGAGGGTAGCTTGGCGGAAATCTACACTTTTGAGGTTAGCTTGGGTAAAGTTCGTATCCGTTAAATTCGCACCACGAAAGCTAGTTCCACCTTGGGAAACAATGCTAATAGCCAAAGAGCGAATGAGCAAGTATTTCTGGTTTCCAATTATGGCTTGCCAACCTACGTACATACCGATGGCGATCGCCACTAAACCAACTACCCCAGCCATCAGGTATGCTGAAACTTGTGATCGCACTCCCAATAATGCACCCAAGACAGCACCCAAGACAGCCATTAATCCAGTTGAACTTACAATTCCAGGCAAAATCATGACTCTGGCTATGGCTAAAGCTAAAGCCATATTCACAACACCAACAATTGCGCCAGCCATAGCTAGGATCACTAGCACTACTGCAACTGCTGAAGAATTCCCTACGTCATTTTCGGGCAACAATGCTAATACAATGATTGAGCAAGCAGCTAATACTTCCGCTAATGTTGCTAGTAGTAAACCTAAACCTTGCCAGAGAATAGTAATAAATAAAATTAATAAAATAACTGTTGATATTACCCCAAAAGCAGAAGGAATATTAGCATTACCGCTTAACAAATCCCCAATAATCGCTCCAGCATAAGCAGCTATTAATCCAGCTAACAAAGATACAATTAATGATAAAATAACATAACTGATAGCATAAAAAATTGGCAACCCAGCTTTCGTATAGCTAAAGTTGGCATCGACAAGAATAGCATTACTAAAGTTCGCACCACGAATATCAGCATGACTGAAATCGACTCCAGTGAAATTTTTTCCCCGGAAGTCTTTACCCCTTAAATTAGCATTTTTAAACTCATTTACCATTGCTGTTTTACAGTACAAATTACGAGCATTTCCATTTTAAGACCGACCTGATTACTGGGATTCTGCACATAGCCAAAGGGTGATTTGCTCGATAAATTGAGGTTTCTTCCCGAAGCCTTGTTGGACGAGAATAATAACAGCGTTGATAACAATGCCACCGGATCTTTCTGAGAATAGACGATACATGACGACGGACAGAAATATCTGGGTCTTTTAGTGCATTCCTCAGAGATGGAATAGCATCTTCTGCTAGTGTTGCTATTTCTTCCAGTGCATAGGCTGCTTTGAAACGGACGTTTTTATCTGGGTCTTTCAGTGCATTGATTAAATGCGGAATGGCATCTTTGGCTTCTGTACTCAGTTGTCCTAAATTATAAGCAGCTTGTTGGCGGATTTGAGAGTCTGAATTTTGCAGAGCCAAAATTAAAACAGGAATAGGATCTTGACCAATTTTTTTGAGAGCATTCGCCGCCATTAACCGTACTTCTTTGTTTTTACCGTTTAATAAATCATGCAGCTTTAATGATGGTATTGCTGATGAGCCTCGTAAACCAATTTCACCCAGTGCGGCAATGATGATAATGCGGAGGTTTTGATCACGAGTTTTCATGGCTTTGAGCAAAGCTGGAACTGATTTTGAGTCGCACGCCACCAGTGCATCAAAATCAGCAGATGCGCCTTTATTTAGTTGCTGGATATGCTGTTGCATTTCTACCTCACTACATTGAGGCTGAGTTAATGAAGTTTGGGCGATCGCCTGGCGATTGGTCACAAGATGTATAATTATAGACCCCGATAGCACTAGATTTGTGAATATAGCTGCTTTATATTTTCTAGTATTTTTACGCATGAATGAACCATCGATAAAAAACAAGTTTCACGCTAGATACACAGCGATCGCATTTTCATCTCGGTACTTTACGGCAAAAACTCCCCTAATTTATTTTTTATTGCTCAATCAAATTTTATGCTCTTCGCTCTACTAAATCATCTCCTAATTACTGAGTCAGTATGGTTTATGAAGATACCAAAAAATAAATTATCAAATTTGATAAGACATATATACTCATAAGAGAGTCTGAATATTTTTGATTTAGAACTTATTTATCTACAAAACTAAGGGCATTTCCATTTCAGTACAGACTTGATTACTGGGATTCTGCACATGACTGGAGGGTTGTTTCTCACATGAGTCAGGGCTGTTTGCTTTAGTTCAGGTGTACCGACATTTATCAAGCCATCTGGTACTGGTCTATCAAAAATGCTTGCCAAGCTAGAGTATTGTATCTTTTTCAAAGCCTGATCTGCATTAGCACTGACTTGATGATCTGGATCTTGAGCCGCATTCCTCAGAAATGGGATAGCATCTTTTGCATCTGAACCCATTTCTCCCAAAGCATAAGCTGCACTAGCACGAACGGTATTTACTGGATCTCGCAACGCGTTAGTCAGAGATGGAATAGCTTCCTTGGCTTCTATACTTAGTTTTCCTAAACTATCAGCAGCCTTTTGGCGGATTTGAGGATCTGGATTTTGGAGAGCCAACATTAGGGGAGGAACTGGATCTTTACCCATTTTCTTGAGGATATTGGCAGCCATTACCCGCACTCCTTGGCTTTGATCGGTTAATAAATCATTAAACTTTAACAAGGGTACAGCTGATGAATCTTGCAAAGCAATTTCACCAAGTGCAGCAGTAATCATGATGCGGAAATTTTCATTTTTTCTGGCGAGGGAGTTGATGAGAGGGCGAACAGCTTTAGATCCACAAGCTACCAGTGCATCATAAGCCCCTATCTCATCCCGATTGAGTTGATAGATATATTTTTGACTTTCTACCTCAGTACATGGAGGCTGAGTTAAAGAAGTTTGGGCGATCGCTTGAGTATTTATAACGGTTGTAGTCCCGATGAGAGCTAGAGTCGTCAAGATAGCGGTGGGATATTTTCTGGTATTTTTCAGCATGATCAACTCCAGACAGCTAACACTCAACAGTCAACACTTTTGTTTATGTTTCACTTTCAGCAAATATGCTATTTAACGCTGCTAAACCATTCAGTGATCCCATCTGCTAAAGTTTTGGCTAACTTTTTCTGTTCTTGGGAATTTGTCACCCACTCAAATTCATTGGGGTTACTCATAAAACCCAACTCTAATAATACTGAGGGGGCGGTGGCTGGGCGTGTGAGTGCTAAGTTATTCCAAAATACACCGTAGGAAGGTCTGCCGAGTTTCTGTACTAAATAATTGTGCATGAACACAGCTAAACTGTGAGCTTGAGTATTATACCAAAACGTACCAACACCCTGTGTATTTTCCGCATCACCATTATCCGGAAGAGAATTGTAATGAACAGAAAGGGCGATCGCAGGTAATTCTCGATTGATAATTGCTTGACGCTCTGGTAAAGACACATCCCGATCATCTTCCCTCGTCATCACCACAATTGCACCGCGCTTAACTAATTCCTCCTGCAACAACTTAGATACAATCAAATTCACATCTTTTTCTAAATATCCAGTCGGCCCAGATGCACCAGATTCTTTACCACCGTGACCAGGATCTAGTAAAATCTTGATACCAGATAGGGGCTTTTGCCTACTCTGCTTGATAACAGGCGCATGACGCAAAGCCAAAACCAGGGTTGTACCGTTATATTTCAGCTTGTATCCCCATTGTTGACGTTTTTTGAGGTTAAAGGTGTATTTTACCTGTCCTGGGGCTACCTGCTGCCAATCTAGGCGAGAAATTAAGGGGTCATCATCCAGGCGAATAATATCAGTTTGGGCAGTGGTGTTGTAGAGTGTGAGGCTCAAAGTTTGCTCACCTTGCTCTACACTCACAGGGACAGGAGCTTGTAGAGGGAAAACCATCTCTGTTGTACCGGGAAGTCTCCGATATCCCACACTGCGAATGATTGCGCGTGGCGAAATAGCTCCTGGTAAAGTCCTGGTTTCTTTGCTATTAATCCAGCCACCATAGTCTAAACGCAACCATTCACCCTCTATTCCTGTGACAGTTCCCCTTGTTCCCTGGGGTAATGGAGTTAGCCGAGAATAATCTGTACTAGGGCCAGTTCGAGCCACACCAGCTTCTGGTGTCACCTCTATGACTGGTAACTGCGTTGGTGAGAGGATTGTTACTTTACCATTTCCTGGTTGAGCGATCGTCTTACCATTTAAAGTTAACTGAAATTCCGGTTTACCCAGATCAACACTATTTTGGTTTGAATCAGGAATAAAGTCACCAGAAATGATGTTATTCCCGATCAGAAAGGAGAAAGAGTTATCAGATTGGAGGGTGGTGCAGCCCTCATACTTACCGGCGTTAGACTGGGTAGTAGGTTGGTTTTGTCCCGTCAAAGCAGCCAAATTACTTGGTAGTTGTGCTTGTTGCGGTTGAGGTAAAAGTCTCACAGTCTGATTCGCCAATTTCACAGAGACACTGGCGTTAGGTGGTGCAACTGCGCTAAAACAAATTAGTTCTCCCGGTAGTCTGGCGATGTCAGCAACTGGAGTGAGAGAACCTTGAGCAAAAGCTAATCCCTGTGGAATTTCCGGCTGGTTGCTAATCCTGTTCACTTTCATCTCAATCACTTGATTTTGGTGACGGATGGTAAAAATATTCTCTCCCAACTTTAAGGGAAAGCTAGGTGCAAAGTGACCATCTCGACTGCGGTTTATTGGCTTACCATTAATGAGAACTTGTCCATTAGGTGGTGCTGTACCAATAAAAAAGATTTTTTCCGCACTTGTCTGATGATTGGTGGGAGGGTAAACAACTTTTAATGGTGTTGGTTGGGCCAATGCTACAGAGGAGGTGAGAAAGCAGCTTAAGATTACTGAGACAAGGATTTTTTTCACAGCAAAATCACAGAAAATTTCATGATGTGACACCAATTCACGAAAATTCTGCCATAAAATTCAAAATTACTGGTAAATACCGGATTTCTTAATTTTAAGTTTTGAATTTTGTAGCAAGATCCCGTAAGGTATGGGTGAATTTTGAATTGGTAAGACGGGATGTTCTTTTGGAAGTTATTTTTAGCAGTCGATGGCAATTCAAACTACTATGACTAAGTTTATCTTTGTAACTGGAGGGGTAGTTTCCAGTATTGGCAAAGGCATTGTAGCAGCAAGTCTAGGCCGTTTACTCAAATCACGAGATTATTCGGTGTCGATTTTGAAACTCGACCCTTATATTAATGTTGACCCAGGAACTATGAGTCCTTTTCAACATGGGGAAGTGTTTGTTACCCAAGATGGTGCAGAAACTGACCTAGATTTGGGACATTATGAACGCTTTACCGACACTTTGATGTCACGGCTAAACAGCGTTACCACCGGCTCCATCTATCAAGCAGTGATTACCAGAGAACGCCGGGGCGACTACAATGGCGGTACAGTACAGGTAATTCCCCACATTACTAATGAAATCAAAGAACGGATTTTGTTAGTGGCAAAAGAAACAAATCCGTCCGTAGTCATTACAGAAATTGGCGGTACTGTTGGTGATATTGAATCTCTGCCATTTTTGGAAGCTATACGTCAATTACGCAAAGAGGTAGGACGGCAAAATGTGCTGTATATGCACGTCACCTTAGTACCTTACATTAATTCGGCTGGGGAAATGAAAACCAAGCCGACACAGCACTCAGTCAAGGAACTCAGATCAATTGGCATTCAACCAGATATTTTAGTCTGCCGGAGCGATCGCCCCATCCCAATGGGACTAAAACAAAAAATGTCAGAGTTCTGTGATGTCCCTGTTCAGTGTGTCGTTACTTCCCTAGATGCCAACAGTATCTACGAAGTACCACTGATTTTAGAACGGGAAGGACTGGCACAACAAGCCCTAGAGTTGTTGCAAATGGAACAACGCCAGCCCAATCTAGAACAGTGGCAAACAATGGTAGAACGGTTATACAGTCCTAAACACCCCGTGGAAATCGCCATTGTCGGTAAATATGTCAGATTGAGCGATGCGTATTTATCCGTAGTAGAAGCACTGCGCCATGCAGCCTTTGCCACACATGGAGATTTGCGCCTACGCTGGGTAAACTCCGAAGACTTGGAAAATCAACCTGCCGAAAAATATTTGGCTGGTGTAGATGGTGTGCTTGTACCTGGTGGTTTTGGTACAAGGGGGGTAGATGGCAAAATTGCCGCCATTAAATATGCCCGCGATCGCCAAATTCCTTTCCTCGGTTTATGCTTGGGAATGCAGTGTGCTGTGATTGAATGGGCGAGAAATGTGGCTGATTTAGCTGGTGCTAACAGTGCAGAATTTGATCCCTCCACCCAATACCCAGTCATTAACCTGCTACCAGACCAACAAGATGTTGTAGACTTAGGCGGAACGATGCGCTTGGGAGTCTACCGTTGTCAAATTCTCCCGAATAGTTTGGCTTCCAAGCTTTACCAAGCAGAAGTCATTAGAGAACGCCATCGCCATCGCTACGAATTTAATAACGCATATCGGCAGTTGTTATTAGATTCTGGCTATGTAATCAGTGGAACTTCTCCTGACGGACGCTTAGTAGAGATTGTAGAATTACCGCAACACCCATTTTTTATTGCGTGTCAATTCCACCCGGAATTCCAATCTCGTCCTAGCAACCCCCATCCTTTATTTCAAGGCTTTATGCAGGCTGCGATCGCTCGTAATCATCCCACTACTAGTATCCAAACACCTGTAGAGGTATCTTAAACAATTTACAATCCCCTACATTGATCCAAGGAAAAAGCATCTACCAAATCAAACATAGATTTTTGCAATTGTGCATCAACAAACAACAGCACTAAACTTATGACAGGGAAAACAGAGAAGTGGGAGTGGAGATTTTCTTTGCTCCCAACTTCCAAGGAACAGGGAATAGGAAACAGAGAGAAGTTGGAGTGGAGGCTTCCTTGGCTCCCAACTTCAACAGAATAGGGAACAAATTTCAAAGTTTCTGAGCATCAAGCTTTATTCTGAAAATCTGTACTGCCTTGACCTGTAATCTACTGTATGAAATCTAGTGATTTCGTAAAATACAGGGTAAACATCAATCATGAACTTGGGACTTGAGGAGATGTTGTGGCGTACTGGGTAAAAGTTTTTTATGAGAGGAAGGAATATGTGATTAATTTTGACCGTGTTAATGCTTTTTGTTATGAAAAAAACGGCAGAGTAACCTTTTGGTTGCCTGATAGTGCCATTCCTGTGGTAATCAACCCCCAAAATAATCTAGAAGACTATCAAAAAATTCTAGACTATATAGAGAAAGTTACTGGATTAGAAGTGGAAAATGCCTATTGGGTGAAAATCCTCTATGAAAGAAATGAATATGTGATTAACCTCAATTGCATTAGTTCTTTTTGTCAAGAACAAAATGGCAGGATAACCTTTTGGCTACCCGATGGCACTATCCCCATTGTCATCAACCCTGTAAATAATCCAGAGTCATACAACAAAGTATTACAATTCGTGCAGAAGACTACTGGGTATTCTTTTTCTTAGTCAATAGTCATTAGTCATTAGTCATTACTCATTACTCATTAGTCATTAGTCATTAGTTAATAGTCAGTAGTCAATAGTCATTAGTCATTACTCAGCACCGGCTAAACGCCGCGCTACCGCTAACAGCACTCATTCCTTGTCCCCCTGCCCCCT contains:
- a CDS encoding N-acetylmuramoyl-L-alanine amidase codes for the protein MKKILVSVILSCFLTSSVALAQPTPLKVVYPPTNHQTSAEKIFFIGTAPPNGQVLINGKPINRSRDGHFAPSFPLKLGENIFTIRHQNQVIEMKVNRISNQPEIPQGLAFAQGSLTPVADIARLPGELICFSAVAPPNASVSVKLANQTVRLLPQPQQAQLPSNLAALTGQNQPTTQSNAGKYEGCTTLQSDNSFSFLIGNNIISGDFIPDSNQNSVDLGKPEFQLTLNGKTIAQPGNGKVTILSPTQLPVIEVTPEAGVARTGPSTDYSRLTPLPQGTRGTVTGIEGEWLRLDYGGWINSKETRTLPGAISPRAIIRSVGYRRLPGTTEMVFPLQAPVPVSVEQGEQTLSLTLYNTTAQTDIIRLDDDPLISRLDWQQVAPGQVKYTFNLKKRQQWGYKLKYNGTTLVLALRHAPVIKQSRQKPLSGIKILLDPGHGGKESGASGPTGYLEKDVNLIVSKLLQEELVKRGAIVVMTREDDRDVSLPERQAIINRELPAIALSVHYNSLPDNGDAENTQGVGTFWYNTQAHSLAVFMHNYLVQKLGRPSYGVFWNNLALTRPATAPSVLLELGFMSNPNEFEWVTNSQEQKKLAKTLADGITEWFSSVK
- a CDS encoding CTP synthase; translation: MTKFIFVTGGVVSSIGKGIVAASLGRLLKSRDYSVSILKLDPYINVDPGTMSPFQHGEVFVTQDGAETDLDLGHYERFTDTLMSRLNSVTTGSIYQAVITRERRGDYNGGTVQVIPHITNEIKERILLVAKETNPSVVITEIGGTVGDIESLPFLEAIRQLRKEVGRQNVLYMHVTLVPYINSAGEMKTKPTQHSVKELRSIGIQPDILVCRSDRPIPMGLKQKMSEFCDVPVQCVVTSLDANSIYEVPLILEREGLAQQALELLQMEQRQPNLEQWQTMVERLYSPKHPVEIAIVGKYVRLSDAYLSVVEALRHAAFATHGDLRLRWVNSEDLENQPAEKYLAGVDGVLVPGGFGTRGVDGKIAAIKYARDRQIPFLGLCLGMQCAVIEWARNVADLAGANSAEFDPSTQYPVINLLPDQQDVVDLGGTMRLGVYRCQILPNSLASKLYQAEVIRERHRHRYEFNNAYRQLLLDSGYVISGTSPDGRLVEIVELPQHPFFIACQFHPEFQSRPSNPHPLFQGFMQAAIARNHPTTSIQTPVEVS